One genomic segment of Centropristis striata isolate RG_2023a ecotype Rhode Island chromosome 13, C.striata_1.0, whole genome shotgun sequence includes these proteins:
- the ddx42 gene encoding ATP-dependent RNA helicase DDX42 isoform X1 yields MNWNKGGPGVKRGFGFGGFSLTGKKEEPSSPQKSHTSFGAPGSSGGYGKGQQLPSFYKIGTKRANFDEENAYFEDDEEESGSNVDLPYIPAENSPTRQQMQAGGGSDSEDDPLDAFMAEVENQAAKDMRKLEEKEKEKKSAKGIRDDIEEEDEQEAYFRYMAENPTAGLTQEEEDENIDYDSDGNPIASATKKIILPLPPIDHSEIDYPPYEKNFYNEHEELSNLTGTQVLDLRHKLNLRVSGAAPPKPCTSFAHFTFDEQLMHQIRKSEYTQPTPIQCQGVPIALSGRDMIGIAKTGSGKTAAFIWPMLVHIMDQKELEAGEGPIAIIVCPTRELCQQIHAECKRFGKAYSLRSVAVYGGGSMWEQAKALQEGAEIVVCTPGRLIDHVKKKATSLQRVTYLVFDEADRMFDMGFEYQVRSIASHVRPDRQTLLFSATFRKKIERLARDILVDPIRVVQGDIGEANEDITQVVEMLPSATDKWGWLTRRLVEFTSSGSVLIFVTKKANCEELATNLIQEGYSLGLLHGDMDQSERNKVISDFKKKNLPVLVATDVAARGLDIPSIRTVVNYDVARDIDTHTHRIGRTGRAGEKGVAYTLLTNKDTTFAGDLVRNLEGANQGVSKELMDLAMQNPWFRKSRFKGGKGKKLNIGGGGLGYRERPGLGAESSQERSSSSLLSSTSSFEGYSKPTTGAMGDRMSAMKQAFQAQYKSHFVAASSGPPKLSTKSNSNSGWTSAGSLSSVPTESANGSERSQSATLSMSMSGFTSAGTLSSVPASQPSPQHVYAPPAPPPQRDSSRERHGEDRGRHDSYHRHSERSERHSGEDRYGDRDRHGDRDRDRHGDRDRYSSSRHSDSRNGDGSRRDREDRRSERDGGDRGSGEGRDRGDDSFAVPEPPKRRKSRWDN; encoded by the exons ATGAACTGGAACAAAGGTGGGCCTGGTGTGAAGCGAGGGTTTGGATTTGGAGGGTTTTCCCTTACAGGGAAAAAAGAGGAACCTAGCTCCCCTCAGAAATCTCATACATCGTTTGGAGCCCCAGGATCAAGCGGGGGATATGGGAAGGGACAACAGCTGCCATCGTTCTACAAAATAGGGACAAAAAGAGCTAATTTTGATGAGGAAAATGC GTATTttgaagatgatgaagaggagtcAGGCAGCAATGTGGATCTGCCATACATCCCAGCTGAGAACTCGCCCACACGGCAGCAGATGCAGGCTGGTGGTGGGTCAGACAGTGAAGATGACCCACTGGATGCCTTCATGGCAGAGGTTGAG AACCAGGCTGCTAAAGACATGAGGAAActagaggaaaaggaaaaggagaaaaagtcaGCCaa GGGTATTCGTGATGACattgaagaagaagatgaacaA GAAGCCTACTTCCGCTACATGGCAGAGAATCCCACAGCCGGGCTGACccaagaggaagaggatgaaAACATTGACTATGACAGTGATGGAAACCCAATCGCCTCCGCCACCAAGAAAATTATCTTACCGCTTCCTCCCATCGACCACTCTGAG ATTGATTACCCGCCCTATGAGAAAAACTTCTACAATGAGCATGAAGAGCTCAGCAACCTGACAGGAACTCAAGTGTTGGATTTAAGGCACAAACTGAACTTAAGG GTATCTGGTGCTGCCCCTCCAAAACCTTGCACTAGCTTTGCCCACTTCACCTTTGATGAGCAGCTAATGCACCAAATCCGCAAGTCTGAGTACACTCAGCCCACACCGATTCAGTGCCAG GGTGTGCCGATCGCTCTGTCTGGACGTGACATGATTGGTATTGCAAAAACTGGCAGTGGCAAAACGGCAGCTTTTATTTGGCCCATGCTGGTTCACATCATGGACCAAAAGGAACTGGAAGCTGGCGAAGGGCCCATCGCTATCATTGTGTGTCCCACCAGAGAGCTTTGTCAGCAG ATCCATGCAGAATGTAAGCGTTTTGGGAAGGCCTACTCTTTGCGTTCTGTGGCGGTTTATGGAGGAGGCAGCATGTGGGAGCAGGCCAAAGCTCTGCAGGAGGGAGCCGAGATTGTGGTGTGCACTCCG gGTCGTCTGATTGACCACGTGAAGAAGAAGGCCACGTCCCTGCAGAGAGTGACATACCTGGTGTTTGATGAGGCCGATCGCATGTTTGATATGGGCTTTG AATATCAGGTTCGATCTATTGCTAGCCATGTCCgcccagacagacaga CCCTTCTGTTTAGCGCTACTTTCCGAAAGAAGATCGAGAGGCTGGCCAGAGACATCTTGGTAGATCCTATTCGGGTGGTGCAGGGAGATATTGGAGAG GCCAATGAAGACATCACCCAGGTGGTGGAGATGCTTCCCAGCGCAACAGATAAATGGGGCTGGCTGACCCGGCGGCTGGTTGAGTTCACCTCCTCCGGCTCAGTCCTTATCTTCGTCACCAAGAAGGCAAACTGTGAGGAGCTGGCGACTAACCTGATCCAGGAGGGCTACAGCCTGGGCCTCCTGCACGGAGACATGGACCAGAGTGAGAGGAACAAGGTCATCAGTGACTTCAAGAAGAAGAATTTGCCTGTTCTGGTGGCCACTGATGTAGCTG CTCGTGGTCTGGACATCCCGTCCATTCGCACAGTGGTGAACTACGACGTGGCACGAGACAtcgacacgcacacacacagaattggTCGTACTGGTCGTGCTGGAGAGAAGGGTGTCGCTTATACTCTCCTCACCAACAAAGACACCACATTCGCTGGTGACCTCGTGAGAAATCTAGAGGGAGCTAATCAAGGCGTTTCCAAAGAACTGATGGATTTGGCAATGCAG AATCCCTGGTTCAGGAAATCCAGATTCAAGGGTGGTAAAGGAAAGAAGCTGAATATTGGTGGAGGTGGTCTTGGTTACAGAGAGAGACCAGGCCTTGGGGCTGAAAGTTCT CAGgagcgcagcagcagcagcttgttgTCTTCCACCAGTAGCTTCGAAGGCTACAGCAAACCAACCACTGGGGCGATGGGAGACCGCATGTCTGCGATGAAACAAGCCTTCCAG GCTCAGTATAAGAGCCACTTTGTGGCTGCGTCCAGTGGCCCTCCAAAGCTCAGCACCAAGTCGAACAGCAATTCAGGCTGGACCAGCGCCGGCAGCCTGAGCTCTGTGCCAACAGAGTCCGCCAACGGTTCAGAACGCTCCCAGAGCGCCACCTTGTCCATGTCCATGTCTGGCTTCACCAGCGCCGGCACCCTGAGCTCTGTGCCCGCCAGTCAACCCAGTCCACAACACGTCTACGCTCCACCTGCACCGCCCCCACAGAGAGACAGCTCACGGGAAAGACACGGGGAGGACCGGGGGCGCCACGACAGTTACCACCGCCACAGCGAAAGGAGCGAGCGACACAGTGGAGAGGATCGATACGGGGACCGGGACCGACATGGAGACAGAGATCGGGACCGCCACGGGGACCGGGACCGCTACAGCAGCAGCCGCCACAGCGACAGTCGTAACGGCGATGGAAGCAGGAGGGACAGAGAGGATCGTAGGAGTGAGAGGGACGGGGGGGACAGGGGGAGTGGGGAGGGGAGGGACAGAGGAGACGATAGCTTCGCTGTCCCTGAACCACCAAAGCGTAGAAAGAGCAGGTGGGACAACTAA
- the ddx42 gene encoding ATP-dependent RNA helicase DDX42 isoform X2 — MNWNKGGPGVKRGFGFGGFSLTGKKEEPSSPQKSHTSFGAPGSSGGYGKGQQLPSFYKIGTKRANFDEENAYFEDDEEESGSNVDLPYIPAENSPTRQQMQAGGGSDSEDDPLDAFMAEVENQAAKDMRKLEEKEKEKKSAKGIRDDIEEEDEQEAYFRYMAENPTAGLTQEEEDENIDYDSDGNPIASATKKIILPLPPIDHSEIDYPPYEKNFYNEHEELSNLTGTQVLDLRHKLNLRVSGAAPPKPCTSFAHFTFDEQLMHQIRKSEYTQPTPIQCQGVPIALSGRDMIGIAKTGSGKTAAFIWPMLVHIMDQKELEAGEGPIAIIVCPTRELCQQIHAECKRFGKAYSLRSVAVYGGGSMWEQAKALQEGAEIVVCTPGRLIDHVKKKATSLQRVTYLVFDEADRMFDMGFEYQVRSIASHVRPDRQTLLFSATFRKKIERLARDILVDPIRVVQGDIGEANEDITQVVEMLPSATDKWGWLTRRLVEFTSSGSVLIFVTKKANCEELATNLIQEGYSLGLLHGDMDQSERNKVISDFKKKNLPVLVATDVAARGLDIPSIRTVVNYDVARDIDTHTHRIGRTGRAGEKGVAYTLLTNKDTTFAGDLVRNLEGANQGVSKELMDLAMQNPWFRKSRFKGGKGKKLNIGGGGLGYRERPGLGAESSERSSSSLLSSTSSFEGYSKPTTGAMGDRMSAMKQAFQAQYKSHFVAASSGPPKLSTKSNSNSGWTSAGSLSSVPTESANGSERSQSATLSMSMSGFTSAGTLSSVPASQPSPQHVYAPPAPPPQRDSSRERHGEDRGRHDSYHRHSERSERHSGEDRYGDRDRHGDRDRDRHGDRDRYSSSRHSDSRNGDGSRRDREDRRSERDGGDRGSGEGRDRGDDSFAVPEPPKRRKSRWDN, encoded by the exons ATGAACTGGAACAAAGGTGGGCCTGGTGTGAAGCGAGGGTTTGGATTTGGAGGGTTTTCCCTTACAGGGAAAAAAGAGGAACCTAGCTCCCCTCAGAAATCTCATACATCGTTTGGAGCCCCAGGATCAAGCGGGGGATATGGGAAGGGACAACAGCTGCCATCGTTCTACAAAATAGGGACAAAAAGAGCTAATTTTGATGAGGAAAATGC GTATTttgaagatgatgaagaggagtcAGGCAGCAATGTGGATCTGCCATACATCCCAGCTGAGAACTCGCCCACACGGCAGCAGATGCAGGCTGGTGGTGGGTCAGACAGTGAAGATGACCCACTGGATGCCTTCATGGCAGAGGTTGAG AACCAGGCTGCTAAAGACATGAGGAAActagaggaaaaggaaaaggagaaaaagtcaGCCaa GGGTATTCGTGATGACattgaagaagaagatgaacaA GAAGCCTACTTCCGCTACATGGCAGAGAATCCCACAGCCGGGCTGACccaagaggaagaggatgaaAACATTGACTATGACAGTGATGGAAACCCAATCGCCTCCGCCACCAAGAAAATTATCTTACCGCTTCCTCCCATCGACCACTCTGAG ATTGATTACCCGCCCTATGAGAAAAACTTCTACAATGAGCATGAAGAGCTCAGCAACCTGACAGGAACTCAAGTGTTGGATTTAAGGCACAAACTGAACTTAAGG GTATCTGGTGCTGCCCCTCCAAAACCTTGCACTAGCTTTGCCCACTTCACCTTTGATGAGCAGCTAATGCACCAAATCCGCAAGTCTGAGTACACTCAGCCCACACCGATTCAGTGCCAG GGTGTGCCGATCGCTCTGTCTGGACGTGACATGATTGGTATTGCAAAAACTGGCAGTGGCAAAACGGCAGCTTTTATTTGGCCCATGCTGGTTCACATCATGGACCAAAAGGAACTGGAAGCTGGCGAAGGGCCCATCGCTATCATTGTGTGTCCCACCAGAGAGCTTTGTCAGCAG ATCCATGCAGAATGTAAGCGTTTTGGGAAGGCCTACTCTTTGCGTTCTGTGGCGGTTTATGGAGGAGGCAGCATGTGGGAGCAGGCCAAAGCTCTGCAGGAGGGAGCCGAGATTGTGGTGTGCACTCCG gGTCGTCTGATTGACCACGTGAAGAAGAAGGCCACGTCCCTGCAGAGAGTGACATACCTGGTGTTTGATGAGGCCGATCGCATGTTTGATATGGGCTTTG AATATCAGGTTCGATCTATTGCTAGCCATGTCCgcccagacagacaga CCCTTCTGTTTAGCGCTACTTTCCGAAAGAAGATCGAGAGGCTGGCCAGAGACATCTTGGTAGATCCTATTCGGGTGGTGCAGGGAGATATTGGAGAG GCCAATGAAGACATCACCCAGGTGGTGGAGATGCTTCCCAGCGCAACAGATAAATGGGGCTGGCTGACCCGGCGGCTGGTTGAGTTCACCTCCTCCGGCTCAGTCCTTATCTTCGTCACCAAGAAGGCAAACTGTGAGGAGCTGGCGACTAACCTGATCCAGGAGGGCTACAGCCTGGGCCTCCTGCACGGAGACATGGACCAGAGTGAGAGGAACAAGGTCATCAGTGACTTCAAGAAGAAGAATTTGCCTGTTCTGGTGGCCACTGATGTAGCTG CTCGTGGTCTGGACATCCCGTCCATTCGCACAGTGGTGAACTACGACGTGGCACGAGACAtcgacacgcacacacacagaattggTCGTACTGGTCGTGCTGGAGAGAAGGGTGTCGCTTATACTCTCCTCACCAACAAAGACACCACATTCGCTGGTGACCTCGTGAGAAATCTAGAGGGAGCTAATCAAGGCGTTTCCAAAGAACTGATGGATTTGGCAATGCAG AATCCCTGGTTCAGGAAATCCAGATTCAAGGGTGGTAAAGGAAAGAAGCTGAATATTGGTGGAGGTGGTCTTGGTTACAGAGAGAGACCAGGCCTTGGGGCTGAAAGTTCT gagcgcagcagcagcagcttgttgTCTTCCACCAGTAGCTTCGAAGGCTACAGCAAACCAACCACTGGGGCGATGGGAGACCGCATGTCTGCGATGAAACAAGCCTTCCAG GCTCAGTATAAGAGCCACTTTGTGGCTGCGTCCAGTGGCCCTCCAAAGCTCAGCACCAAGTCGAACAGCAATTCAGGCTGGACCAGCGCCGGCAGCCTGAGCTCTGTGCCAACAGAGTCCGCCAACGGTTCAGAACGCTCCCAGAGCGCCACCTTGTCCATGTCCATGTCTGGCTTCACCAGCGCCGGCACCCTGAGCTCTGTGCCCGCCAGTCAACCCAGTCCACAACACGTCTACGCTCCACCTGCACCGCCCCCACAGAGAGACAGCTCACGGGAAAGACACGGGGAGGACCGGGGGCGCCACGACAGTTACCACCGCCACAGCGAAAGGAGCGAGCGACACAGTGGAGAGGATCGATACGGGGACCGGGACCGACATGGAGACAGAGATCGGGACCGCCACGGGGACCGGGACCGCTACAGCAGCAGCCGCCACAGCGACAGTCGTAACGGCGATGGAAGCAGGAGGGACAGAGAGGATCGTAGGAGTGAGAGGGACGGGGGGGACAGGGGGAGTGGGGAGGGGAGGGACAGAGGAGACGATAGCTTCGCTGTCCCTGAACCACCAAAGCGTAGAAAGAGCAGGTGGGACAACTAA
- the strada gene encoding STE20-related kinase adapter protein alpha isoform X2, which translates to MSFLAHEESQESLTSLPRRDTMGSFLPDSSSYELLTVIGRGLDDLMTVNLARYRPTGEHIAIRRIDLESCTNDMVTYLQGELHVSKLFHHSSILPYKSVFIAENELWVITPFMAYGSARDLICTHFADGMTELTIAYILLGMLKALEYIHHMGYVHRSVKASHVLISADGQVCMSGLRSIFSLIRHGQRAKVVHDFPQYSVKVLPWLSPEVLQQNLQGYDSRSDIYSLGITACELANGHVPFKDMPATQMLLEKLNGTVPCLLDTTTIPPEELSLKPSRSGADSGICEGPGAGSVRHSNGEPSSSSGGHPYNRTFSPHFHAFVELCLQRDPEMRPSASTLIGHPFFKQIKRRPSEALPELLRPVTPITSFETSQLQGSPSGLASLESGLSHLEVDDWDF; encoded by the exons ATGTCTTTTCTT GCCCATGAGGAGAGCCAGGAGAGTCTGACCTCCCTCCCACGGCGGGACACCATGGGCAGCTTCCTCCCTGACAGCAGCTCCTACGAGCTCCTCACCGTTATCG GACGAGGTTTGGATGACTTGATGACAGTGAACCTGGCTCGATACAGACCCACAGGAGAGCACATAGCCATCCGACGGATAGACTTGGAGTCATGCACTAATGACATGGTCACCTACCTGCAG GGTGAACTACATGTGTCCAAGTTGTTTCACCACTCCAGTATTCTACCCTACAAGAGTGTCTTTATAGCTGAGAATGAGCTGTGGGTCATTACCCCCTTCATGGCTTATG GGTCAGCCAGAGATCTGATCTGCACACATTTTGCTGACGGTATGACGGAGCTGACCATTGCATACATTTTGCTGGGCATGCTCAAAGCTCTTGAGTACATCCACCACATGGGATATGTGCACCG GAGTGTGAAGGCCAGCCATGTGTTGATCTCAGCTGACGGACAGGTCTGCATGTCAGGTCTACGGAGCATCTTCAGCCTGATCCGTCATGGTCAGAGGGCCAAAGTGGTCCACGACTTCCCTCAGTACAGCGTCAAGGTGCTGCCCTGGCTCAGCCCTGAGGTGCTGCAGCAG AACTTGCAGGGCTACGACTCTCGGTCAGACATCTACAGCCTCGGCATCACAGCTTGTGAACTCGCCAATGGACATGTTCCCTTCAAAGACATGCCAGCTACACAG ATGCTGCTGGAGAAGCTAAATGGGACGGTGCCATGTTTACTGGACACCACCACCATCCCGCCAGAGGAGCTGTCCTTGAAACCGTCTCGCTCTGGGGCTGACTCTGGGATCTGCGAGGGTCCAGGAGCCGGAAGTGTTCGCCACTCCAACGGAGAGCCCTCCTCCTCGTCAGGAGGACACCCCTACAACCGGACGTTCTCCCCACACTTCCACGCCTTCGTTGAGCTCTGTCTGCAGCGAGACCCGGAGATGAG acCGTCTGCCTCCACTCTCATAGGTCATCCTTTCTTCAAGCAG ATCAAACGCCGGCCCTCGGAGGCGCTGCCTGAGCTGTTACGGCCCGTGACGCCCATCACCAGCTTCGAGACCTCCCAGCTGCAGGGCTCTCCCTCCGGCCTGGCCAGTCTGGAGTCAGGCCTCAGCCACCTGGAGGTGGACGACTGGGACTTCTGA
- the strada gene encoding STE20-related kinase adapter protein alpha isoform X1, with protein sequence MSFLRWVTEKLSVESLRDLELFGEQAQGLSHRKAHEESQESLTSLPRRDTMGSFLPDSSSYELLTVIGRGLDDLMTVNLARYRPTGEHIAIRRIDLESCTNDMVTYLQGELHVSKLFHHSSILPYKSVFIAENELWVITPFMAYGSARDLICTHFADGMTELTIAYILLGMLKALEYIHHMGYVHRSVKASHVLISADGQVCMSGLRSIFSLIRHGQRAKVVHDFPQYSVKVLPWLSPEVLQQNLQGYDSRSDIYSLGITACELANGHVPFKDMPATQMLLEKLNGTVPCLLDTTTIPPEELSLKPSRSGADSGICEGPGAGSVRHSNGEPSSSSGGHPYNRTFSPHFHAFVELCLQRDPEMRPSASTLIGHPFFKQIKRRPSEALPELLRPVTPITSFETSQLQGSPSGLASLESGLSHLEVDDWDF encoded by the exons ATGTCTTTTCTT CGTTGGGTAACTGAGAAACTGAGTGTGGAGAGCCTGCGGGATTTGGAGTTATTTGGAG AGCAAGCTCAGGGACTCTCTCACAGGAAA GCCCATGAGGAGAGCCAGGAGAGTCTGACCTCCCTCCCACGGCGGGACACCATGGGCAGCTTCCTCCCTGACAGCAGCTCCTACGAGCTCCTCACCGTTATCG GACGAGGTTTGGATGACTTGATGACAGTGAACCTGGCTCGATACAGACCCACAGGAGAGCACATAGCCATCCGACGGATAGACTTGGAGTCATGCACTAATGACATGGTCACCTACCTGCAG GGTGAACTACATGTGTCCAAGTTGTTTCACCACTCCAGTATTCTACCCTACAAGAGTGTCTTTATAGCTGAGAATGAGCTGTGGGTCATTACCCCCTTCATGGCTTATG GGTCAGCCAGAGATCTGATCTGCACACATTTTGCTGACGGTATGACGGAGCTGACCATTGCATACATTTTGCTGGGCATGCTCAAAGCTCTTGAGTACATCCACCACATGGGATATGTGCACCG GAGTGTGAAGGCCAGCCATGTGTTGATCTCAGCTGACGGACAGGTCTGCATGTCAGGTCTACGGAGCATCTTCAGCCTGATCCGTCATGGTCAGAGGGCCAAAGTGGTCCACGACTTCCCTCAGTACAGCGTCAAGGTGCTGCCCTGGCTCAGCCCTGAGGTGCTGCAGCAG AACTTGCAGGGCTACGACTCTCGGTCAGACATCTACAGCCTCGGCATCACAGCTTGTGAACTCGCCAATGGACATGTTCCCTTCAAAGACATGCCAGCTACACAG ATGCTGCTGGAGAAGCTAAATGGGACGGTGCCATGTTTACTGGACACCACCACCATCCCGCCAGAGGAGCTGTCCTTGAAACCGTCTCGCTCTGGGGCTGACTCTGGGATCTGCGAGGGTCCAGGAGCCGGAAGTGTTCGCCACTCCAACGGAGAGCCCTCCTCCTCGTCAGGAGGACACCCCTACAACCGGACGTTCTCCCCACACTTCCACGCCTTCGTTGAGCTCTGTCTGCAGCGAGACCCGGAGATGAG acCGTCTGCCTCCACTCTCATAGGTCATCCTTTCTTCAAGCAG ATCAAACGCCGGCCCTCGGAGGCGCTGCCTGAGCTGTTACGGCCCGTGACGCCCATCACCAGCTTCGAGACCTCCCAGCTGCAGGGCTCTCCCTCCGGCCTGGCCAGTCTGGAGTCAGGCCTCAGCCACCTGGAGGTGGACGACTGGGACTTCTGA
- the strada gene encoding STE20-related kinase adapter protein alpha isoform X3 gives MGSFLPDSSSYELLTVIGRGLDDLMTVNLARYRPTGEHIAIRRIDLESCTNDMVTYLQGELHVSKLFHHSSILPYKSVFIAENELWVITPFMAYGSARDLICTHFADGMTELTIAYILLGMLKALEYIHHMGYVHRSVKASHVLISADGQVCMSGLRSIFSLIRHGQRAKVVHDFPQYSVKVLPWLSPEVLQQNLQGYDSRSDIYSLGITACELANGHVPFKDMPATQMLLEKLNGTVPCLLDTTTIPPEELSLKPSRSGADSGICEGPGAGSVRHSNGEPSSSSGGHPYNRTFSPHFHAFVELCLQRDPEMRPSASTLIGHPFFKQIKRRPSEALPELLRPVTPITSFETSQLQGSPSGLASLESGLSHLEVDDWDF, from the exons ATGGGCAGCTTCCTCCCTGACAGCAGCTCCTACGAGCTCCTCACCGTTATCG GACGAGGTTTGGATGACTTGATGACAGTGAACCTGGCTCGATACAGACCCACAGGAGAGCACATAGCCATCCGACGGATAGACTTGGAGTCATGCACTAATGACATGGTCACCTACCTGCAG GGTGAACTACATGTGTCCAAGTTGTTTCACCACTCCAGTATTCTACCCTACAAGAGTGTCTTTATAGCTGAGAATGAGCTGTGGGTCATTACCCCCTTCATGGCTTATG GGTCAGCCAGAGATCTGATCTGCACACATTTTGCTGACGGTATGACGGAGCTGACCATTGCATACATTTTGCTGGGCATGCTCAAAGCTCTTGAGTACATCCACCACATGGGATATGTGCACCG GAGTGTGAAGGCCAGCCATGTGTTGATCTCAGCTGACGGACAGGTCTGCATGTCAGGTCTACGGAGCATCTTCAGCCTGATCCGTCATGGTCAGAGGGCCAAAGTGGTCCACGACTTCCCTCAGTACAGCGTCAAGGTGCTGCCCTGGCTCAGCCCTGAGGTGCTGCAGCAG AACTTGCAGGGCTACGACTCTCGGTCAGACATCTACAGCCTCGGCATCACAGCTTGTGAACTCGCCAATGGACATGTTCCCTTCAAAGACATGCCAGCTACACAG ATGCTGCTGGAGAAGCTAAATGGGACGGTGCCATGTTTACTGGACACCACCACCATCCCGCCAGAGGAGCTGTCCTTGAAACCGTCTCGCTCTGGGGCTGACTCTGGGATCTGCGAGGGTCCAGGAGCCGGAAGTGTTCGCCACTCCAACGGAGAGCCCTCCTCCTCGTCAGGAGGACACCCCTACAACCGGACGTTCTCCCCACACTTCCACGCCTTCGTTGAGCTCTGTCTGCAGCGAGACCCGGAGATGAG acCGTCTGCCTCCACTCTCATAGGTCATCCTTTCTTCAAGCAG ATCAAACGCCGGCCCTCGGAGGCGCTGCCTGAGCTGTTACGGCCCGTGACGCCCATCACCAGCTTCGAGACCTCCCAGCTGCAGGGCTCTCCCTCCGGCCTGGCCAGTCTGGAGTCAGGCCTCAGCCACCTGGAGGTGGACGACTGGGACTTCTGA
- the rnf113a gene encoding E3 ubiquitin-protein ligase RNF113A, whose product MAESEEPKAGPCTFLFKKSTKKFSGRKRKASDSDKDGNSDEDQSSVVRRDKKGSQVNPMIQRSKKVEKEEASSSESEEEKEEKKITVAYKSTRSAKPEGPEDMGATATYELDTERDKDAQAIFERSQKIQEELTGKEDDKIYRGINNYQKFIKPKDTTMGNASSGMVRKGPIRAPEHLRATVRWDYQPDICKDYKETGFCGFGDSCKFLHDRSDYKHGWQIERELEEGRYGANDDENYEVSSDDEDLPFKCFICRESFKNPIITKCRHYFCEVCALQHYRKSKRCYVCNTQTNGVFNPAKELMAKMEKRNAAAADQPPSDEED is encoded by the exons ATGGCGGAGTCTGAAGAGCCAAAAGCGGGTCCTTGcacttttcttttcaaaaaaTCTACAAAGAAATTCTCCGGACGGAAGAGAAAAGCAAGCGACAGCGACAAAG atGGCAACAGTGATGAGGACCAGAGCTCCGTGGTCAGAAGAGACAAGAAAGGCTCTCAAGTTAACCCCATGATTCAAAGG TCAAAGAAGGTGGAGAAAGAAGAAGCATCATCCAGTGAAagtgaagaagagaaagaggagaagaagatcACAGTTGCCTACAAGTCGACACGGTCAGCG AAACCAGAGGGACCCGAGGACATGGGCGCAACTGCTACATATGAGCTGGACACGGAGAGAGACAAGGACGCTCAGGCGATCTTTGAGAGAAGTCAGAAAATCCAAGAG GAGTTAACTGGGAAAGAAGATGATAAAATCTACCGTGGTATCAACAACTACCAAAAATTCATCAAGCCTAAAGATACTACCATGGGTAATGCCTCCTCTGGCATGGTCAG aaaaggGCCAATCCGAGCCCCTGAACACCTGAGAGCCACAGTCAGGTGGGACTACCAGCCAGACATCTGCAAAGACTATAAGGAGACCGGTTTCTGTGGTTTTGGAG ACAGCTGCAAGTTCCTCCATGATAGGTCGGACTACAAACATGGCTGGCAGATTGAGCGGGAGCTGGAAGAGGGCAGATATGGAGCCAATG ATGACGAGAACTATGAGGTGAGCAGTGACGATGAGGATTTGCCCTTTAAGTGCTTCATCTGCAGGGAGTCCTTCAAGAATCCGATCATCACAAA GTGTCGGCACTACTTCTGCGAGGTCTGTGCTCTTCAGCATTACCGCAAGTCCAAGCGCTGCTACGTGTGCAACACTCAAACCAACGGTGTCTTTAATCCTGCTAAGG AGTTGATGGCTAAGATGGAGAAACGcaatgctgcagcagcagatcagcCTCCATCAGATGAGGAAGACTAG